Proteins found in one Halobaculum sp. MBLA0147 genomic segment:
- a CDS encoding prepilin peptidase, with translation MVLGLASVPDLLRLVFLPAFAWAAYRDVRTRRLPNALWPPLALVGVVALALEAAATYPFAGYEGRVFLVRVGFALLFLLPFAYGAYFLRAFGGADAKATMVLALGLPTTPAYALPAGVVAALPPTVLAALPRTTLPLVPSLLGVTAMATLTNAVLVALLYVGYLAVGNLVRGRVGLAMFVGRPTPVERLADRHGSLLRTDGSLPRSGLDLDALRMYFRWRGCTLADLRADPAAFREPDFVGDTFDPTDGATHRGPDTGGPAGSGAATSGAGSDAATDGREADDWAGTGFVQAETEETADAGDAETSGTEAGTVTEAGTAANASEAETTDTDATGTGATTDTDATATDTDEATDDALHDPWAAAAFLDAVDGSAYGTTPETLRSGLQTVAETDRVWVSPGLPFVVPLFGGLLVALTLGDVLTLLLRAVGLA, from the coding sequence ATGGTACTCGGTCTCGCGTCGGTCCCGGACCTCCTGCGGCTCGTCTTCCTGCCGGCGTTCGCGTGGGCCGCCTACCGCGACGTGCGGACGCGGCGGCTCCCGAACGCGTTGTGGCCGCCGCTGGCGCTCGTCGGCGTCGTCGCGCTGGCGCTGGAGGCGGCGGCGACGTACCCGTTCGCGGGGTACGAGGGACGGGTGTTCCTCGTCCGCGTCGGGTTCGCGCTGCTGTTCCTGTTGCCGTTCGCCTACGGAGCGTACTTCCTCCGGGCGTTCGGCGGTGCGGACGCGAAGGCGACGATGGTGTTGGCGCTCGGGCTCCCGACCACCCCGGCGTACGCGCTGCCGGCCGGGGTGGTCGCCGCGCTCCCGCCGACGGTGCTCGCGGCGCTGCCGCGGACGACGCTCCCGCTCGTCCCGTCGCTGTTGGGTGTGACCGCGATGGCGACGCTGACGAACGCAGTGTTGGTCGCGCTGCTGTACGTCGGCTACCTCGCCGTCGGCAACCTCGTCCGGGGACGGGTCGGCCTCGCGATGTTCGTCGGGCGTCCCACGCCGGTCGAACGGCTGGCGGACCGCCACGGTTCGCTGCTCCGGACGGACGGGAGTCTCCCCCGGAGCGGACTCGACCTCGACGCCCTGCGGATGTACTTCCGGTGGCGCGGCTGTACGCTCGCGGACCTCCGGGCGGACCCGGCGGCGTTCAGAGAACCCGACTTCGTCGGCGACACCTTCGACCCGACGGACGGCGCGACCCACCGTGGCCCGGACACCGGCGGCCCGGCGGGGAGCGGGGCGGCCACCAGTGGTGCCGGGAGCGACGCGGCGACCGATGGACGCGAGGCCGACGACTGGGCCGGGACTGGGTTCGTCCAGGCGGAGACGGAGGAGACGGCGGACGCAGGCGACGCCGAGACGAGTGGGACCGAGGCCGGAACGGTGACCGAGGCAGGGACTGCAGCGAACGCGAGCGAGGCCGAGACGACCGACACAGACGCGACGGGGACGGGAGCGACGACCGACACAGATGCGACGGCGACCGACACGGACGAGGCGACCGACGACGCGCTCCACGATCCGTGGGCGGCGGCGGCGTTCCTCGACGCCGTCGACGGCTCCGCGTACGGGACGACGCCGGAGACGCTCCGCTCGGGGTTGCAGACGGTCGCCGAGACGGACCGCGTGTGGGTCTCGCCCGGGCTGCCGTTCGTCGTCCCGCTGTTCGGCGGGCTCCTCGTCGCACTCACACTCGGGGACGTGTTGACCCTGCTGTTGCGTGCGGTCGGGCTCGCGTGA